The stretch of DNA GTGTGTGGAGGAACACGGAGGATGAAATATTGAAAGCTGCCATATCGAAATATGGAaagaatgtgagtgaatagAATCTATACACATATACTTTTTGTACACTGTACATGTGGTGAATGAGGGTTACTAATATCTATTGTATCTCTGTCAGCAATGGGCTCGTATATCATCTCTGTTGGTTCGTAAAACACCGAAACAATGTAAAGCAAGATGGTATGAGTGGTTAGATCCTTCCATCAAGAAGGTCGAATGgtcaaaggtgagctagcCCCCACCCCAACAGCCCGACGGCTTCATCTAAATAATAGCTGATGTATCTGTGGTGTGCAgacggaagatgaaaagCTACTACATCTCGCCAAGCTGATGCCTACACAATGGCGTACGATAGCACCTATAGTTGGAAGAACAGCTACCCAATGTTTAGAAAGGTATCAGAAATTGTTAGATGATGCGGAAGCTAAGGATAACGAAGAACTGGGATTGGGTGCGGGCGAAAATGTAGAAGCTAGACCTGCAGCTGATGTGAGAGGTTTGAAACCTGGTGAAATTGATACGGATCCTGAAACGAGGGCGGCAAGACCTGATCCTATAGAtatggacgatgatggtaAGTGAATCAATTCAAATCAGAAGCACTCAAATTGATTAGCGGACTGATATGGACTATTGGATTTGATTGTCGTGTGTAGAGAAAGAAATGTTATCTGAAGCAAGAGCGAGATTGGCGAATACCCAAGGTAAAAAAGCCAAGAGGAAAGCTAGAGAAAGACAGTTAGAAGAAGCTAGAAGATTGGCTTTCttacagaagaagagagagttGAAGGCCGCTggtatcaagtgagttgacGATGTGACGAGTCCTCAATGTGGTCTAAGGACAATCCGCTGACCCAACCACTCTAACAGCCTTCGACCTAaaacaaagaagaagggtatggACGTAAGTGTAACAGTGCAAACTCGTCGATCAGATCGAGcttgtcagctgattttgtgTATGATTACAGTACAATGCCGATATCCCATTCGAAAAACAGCCCGCACCTGGGTTCTACGACGTAGCGGAGGAGAATGCCAAAGTGTATGCAGCACCTGTTGGTCAATCGTTACGAGCTTTGGAAGGCAAGAGGAAGcaggaattggaagaattggaagagaagaagaaacgtCAAAAGGGTAATGATGGAAAGAGTAATCAGACCGCTCAATTCGTGCAGGCGAGAGAAGCGCAAATcaagaagttgaaggaacaagaacaaatcattagaaggaggaagttgaatttACCAATGCCTCAAGTTGGTGAACAAGAGCTGGAGGATATAGTGAAGATCGGTCAAGCCGGTGAATTAGCGAGAGAACTTGTCGGAGGTGAAGGATCTGGAAGTAAAGCTACTGAAGGATTACTGGGAGAATACGAGAGTTTAGGTCAAGCTAGGATGGCAAGGACACCTAGGACAGGTCCTCAGCGTGAGTCATATATTGTTCCCTTTGATCACTGGCGTGTATAGTATGCCGACATGTGAAGCTTTCAGAGGACAACGTTATGGCCGAAGCTCGAAATCTTCGAAATATGATCAACGCTCAGACACCTCTTCTCGGTGATGAGAACACTCCTTTCCACGGTGGCGATACAGGTGGAACCGGTTTCGAAGGCGCTACTCCCCGACATGGTGTCGCTCCTACTCCCAATCCCCTTGCTACCCCTGCTCGTGGCGGGGTACTTGCTACTCCACGAACTgttggtggtgtaggtgctACACCCTCACGAACACCAAGAGACAACCTTAGTATCAACGATGGGGAGTCATACTATGGCGAAACACCTCGAGATGAGAAACGACGTATAGCCGATGCTCGACGAGCGTTGAAGGCAGGTTTCGCTGCTTTGCCTAAACCGGAGAATAACTTTGAACTTGCGgagacggaagaagaagaagatgaagaggacgaggcGGTACCGCtttctgaagaagatgcagctGAACGAGATAGACGATTGAAGGCTGCAAGGGAATTAGAAGAGAGATTAGAATTGGAAAGACGAAGTACAGTGGTGAAGCAGAATCTACCTCGACCAGTCAACGTCAACACCTACAAGATACTGGAAGAGTTGAACTCggtcgaagctgatgcgGATTCCGCCATGGCAGCTGCCTTCAGAATGGTCAACTTGGAAGTAGCCATGTTGATGAAACATGATTCGATCGCGCATCCTTTACCTGGTACTTCTACACCTGGTGGAACAGCCTCAGATTACGATATgcctgaagatgatttcgTTGCCGCTGCCAAACAGGCTATACATAGTGAATTAGCCGGTCAGCTAGGATTACCAGGTGCAAGTGATGAGCAACTCAAATTGGCCATTGCATCGAATTTCTcggaagatcaagatcaaaatgcCAATGATTTCTCCGCGAGTTGGTCTTCTCAGGATACCCAAGAGAATTTGATATATTCACCTACACTTAGGAAATACGTCGAGAAGTCTTCTTTGTCCCAACATGACTTGAGAGAATGTTATCTAGCCAATATCGAACTTACGAAGGAGAAAGTTATCAGTGAAGCGACGAAGGCTTCCAAGGCTGAGAAGAAATTGGCCAAACAGCTGGGTGGATATCAAATGATCAATTCGAAACATAAGGCGAAGATATCGGAATTGATGGAGGAGATACAACAGTCCAAGAGGGATTACGAGACTTTCCAAATGTTGAGGACGATTGAGGAAAGTGGAACACCGGCGAGATTGGAGAAAAtcaaagaagaggtggatatcttgcagaggaaagaaagggatTTGCAAGCTAGGTATGCGGAATTGGTCgatgagaggagagagagggtATCAAAGATCGAACAGGTCAGTTCTACATCTCATTTACATAAGAAGGGTGGTAGCTGATTCTTCGTTTGGTACCTTACAgctcgaagaagataaaaTGGTacttcaagctcaagttGCTCTCGATGCCCAAGGTGGTGAAGTTGAGGTcaacggtgatgatgttgagatgaatgggaattaagacgagatgaagtggaaaatGTAAAGCATTCATTGAATATATCACCAAATTATGATAGTGATTATGCATTTGTTGTCATTTAGCTATATTGTATGTTTATATCATTGCTTCTTGTCATTACCCAATCTACCAAACAAATTGCCTACTACTCCACTACTACCAGATTGTGATCTATAACTTTCCAAGAAATGTTTCATCATTTCATATTCCCTCTTATCGTCTTCTCCCAATTGACTTAAaccttctctcatctcttcatcatcctcatcctcgtcatctgaTATACCAGCGTTTTTCAAAGCTGCTTTTAGTTCTCTGTCCATAGCTAGTAagtcatcctcttccatattCTCAAGATCTTCCTCggtaggaagaggaggtaaaggatttgatgaagaggattttGTCGGTTTATTAAACGGAGCTTGAGGTGAGGGttgtgattttgatttcgatttcgctTTGTTTGTACTTGAAGAAGGCTTGTTCTTTGAAAGCTCTTCGTCCATGGCTTTCATAACTTCGTCGAATGAGCTCAAGGATGAATTACCTTGTTGAGTGGTGGGTTGTGGTGAATCACCGGAACCTGAATCGAATTGGACTTTCTTTCCATTACCGACTTTTGACTTGGTGACACCCTTTGTTGGTGGTTGAGATAAATCGGATGATTTGAATCTGACagttgatcctgatccatTCTGGGGAACGAATGCTGCCATTTTAAAGGAGATCAGTCAGGCATTTCAATGATGAACTCGATTTGTACCACTCACCTCCTCGTGCTTCTCTATCCCCTATTATCCCTTTCCACAAATCGTCGTTTA from Kwoniella europaea PYCC6329 chromosome 2, complete sequence encodes:
- a CDS encoding pre-mRNA-splicing factor CEF1 is translated as MPSPRDLYVRIIIKGGVWRNTEDEILKAAISKYGKNQWARISSLLVRKTPKQCKARWYEWLDPSIKKVEWSKTEDEKLLHLAKLMPTQWRTIAPIVGRTATQCLERYQKLLDDAEAKDNEELGLGAGENVEARPAADVRGLKPGEIDTDPETRAARPDPIDMDDDEKEMLSEARARLANTQGKKAKRKARERQLEEARRLAFLQKKRELKAAGINLRPKTKKKGMDYNADIPFEKQPAPGFYDVAEENAKVYAAPVGQSLRALEGKRKQELEELEEKKKRQKGNDGKSNQTAQFVQAREAQIKKLKEQEQIIRRRKLNLPMPQVGEQELEDIVKIGQAGELARELVGGEGSGSKATEGLLGEYESLGQARMARTPRTGPQQDNVMAEARNLRNMINAQTPLLGDENTPFHGGDTGGTGFEGATPRHGVAPTPNPLATPARGGVLATPRTVGGVGATPSRTPRDNLSINDGESYYGETPRDEKRRIADARRALKAGFAALPKPENNFELAETEEEEDEEDEAVPLSEEDAAERDRRLKAARELEERLELERRSTVVKQNLPRPVNVNTYKILEELNSVEADADSAMAAAFRMVNLEVAMLMKHDSIAHPLPGTSTPGGTASDYDMPEDDFVAAAKQAIHSELAGQLGLPGASDEQLKLAIASNFSEDQDQNANDFSASWSSQDTQENLIYSPTLRKYVEKSSLSQHDLRECYLANIELTKEKVISEATKASKAEKKLAKQLGGYQMINSKHKAKISELMEEIQQSKRDYETFQMLRTIEESGTPARLEKIKEEVDILQRKERDLQARYAELVDERRERVSKIEQLEEDKMVLQAQVALDAQGGEVEVNGDDVEMNGN